One stretch of Limisphaerales bacterium DNA includes these proteins:
- a CDS encoding recombinase RecT, whose protein sequence is MSKNEMATQKAELRTLLEGPAFQEQIAKALPRHCAPERFTRIALTALNRTPKLLQCTQPSLFQCLLDLSAVGLEPDGRHAHLIPYGKDCTLVIDYKGLLAIARRNGVTAEAKVVRAKDAFEVQEDDGHGRTALKHAVDYSAARGDLVCVYSRASWVEDGERVTSYEIMTRDEIDAIRGRSKAGNSGPWVTDYDEMARKTVLRRHSKRWPMDAEQALAMDKDHDTPDFASNRFSAAKPVFAEQMFEKPALEDPADEAELSRQGLAPEQPETAEATA, encoded by the coding sequence ATGAGCAAAAACGAGATGGCCACTCAAAAGGCCGAACTTCGCACGCTATTGGAAGGCCCGGCTTTTCAAGAGCAAATCGCCAAAGCCCTCCCGCGCCATTGTGCCCCGGAACGCTTCACCCGCATCGCCCTCACGGCGCTGAACCGAACCCCCAAGCTGCTCCAATGCACGCAGCCAAGTTTATTCCAGTGCTTGCTGGATCTGTCCGCCGTGGGACTTGAGCCGGACGGCCGCCACGCGCATTTGATTCCCTACGGGAAAGATTGCACGCTGGTGATCGATTACAAAGGGCTACTTGCCATCGCGCGCCGCAACGGTGTGACCGCCGAAGCCAAGGTGGTGCGCGCCAAGGATGCCTTTGAGGTGCAGGAGGATGACGGTCACGGCCGCACAGCACTCAAGCACGCGGTGGATTATTCTGCGGCCCGTGGTGATTTGGTGTGCGTGTATTCGCGCGCTTCATGGGTTGAGGATGGCGAGCGTGTGACCAGTTATGAGATCATGACGCGCGATGAAATCGACGCGATCCGTGGCCGATCCAAGGCGGGCAACTCCGGCCCGTGGGTGACGGACTATGACGAGATGGCCCGCAAGACGGTGCTGCGCCGACACTCTAAACGTTGGCCCATGGACGCCGAACAGGCGTTGGCGATGGATAAAGATCACGACACGCCGGACTTTGCCAGCAACCGATTCAGCGCAGCCAAACCGGTCTTTGCCGAGCAGATGTTTGAAAAACCCGCCCTTGAAGATCCAGCGGACGAGGCCGAACTTTCAAGGCAGGGACTCGCCCCCGAACAACCTGAAACTGCGGAGGCAACCGCATGA
- a CDS encoding helix-turn-helix domain-containing protein, which produces MTAYLTRQDVAEKLAVHPDTIRRWTREGRLKCVRFGARAVRYRLKDVLAFEARSACRLVAVLAALLLLAVPCSGVEINGKLLDAVAFVESNDNPRAVGDQGKANGAFQMHKPAWADCSRWLKANGFKATPYAQGANDPAISRIYARTYLAMIHGQLAKRMKREPTAGDLYAAYNMGVGGFAKRGFDVRRVPATTQRAITKLYGRLD; this is translated from the coding sequence ATGACTGCATACTTAACCAGACAAGATGTTGCCGAGAAGCTCGCCGTTCATCCGGACACAATCCGCCGATGGACGCGTGAGGGTAGATTGAAGTGCGTGCGCTTCGGCGCCCGTGCAGTTCGTTACAGGCTCAAGGACGTGTTGGCCTTTGAGGCCCGCAGCGCGTGCCGATTGGTGGCGGTGCTGGCTGCGTTACTGTTGCTCGCCGTGCCCTGCTCCGGCGTGGAGATCAACGGCAAGCTGCTTGATGCGGTGGCCTTCGTGGAATCCAACGACAACCCGCGCGCGGTGGGCGATCAAGGGAAGGCAAACGGGGCTTTTCAAATGCACAAACCGGCTTGGGCGGATTGTTCGCGCTGGCTCAAGGCCAACGGATTCAAGGCCACGCCTTACGCGCAGGGAGCGAATGACCCCGCCATTTCGAGGATCTACGCGCGCACATACCTTGCGATGATCCACGGGCAACTGGCCAAACGGATGAAGCGCGAACCCACCGCCGGCGACCTTTATGCCGCTTACAATATGGGCGTGGGCGGCTTTGCCAAGCGAGGCTTTGATGTGCGCCGCGTGCCGGCGACGACCCAACGCGCCATCACCAAACTTTATGGGAGGCTTGACTGA
- a CDS encoding phage integrase SAM-like domain-containing protein — MKITKINHHGNVRWRVNFQLGGKPVKRLFAREGDAKAFAGQYQDAAGMLRQLAGLPQAVVADTLAAVQIAEAGQFKLMDAAMAYDQYRPRTDVLTADAIREFLVYWEGLELAKSSSKTVKNIVKGFGALYGDMPLGEITHKTIEEFAKVRGRAPITQKGYRTRLSRFFNWSVKQGWIAKNPAADAELSPIGQKEICWHNAEQAGELLATAKKHHPAMVPFLAIGYFCGLRISEMVGSADSIGVGWPNIHLDRPTPELEVPTGAGRTRMRRMVPVPPNCVKWLKRGGDLYPFTNYRKKMEKLRNDAKLGALGQWEWGSHIKRHTFASMHVAQHGRPDWTKYLMGHEEKSDVFRRHYDGRVSPAEARAFWEIAP; from the coding sequence ATGAAAATCACAAAAATCAATCATCATGGAAATGTGCGTTGGCGTGTTAACTTTCAATTGGGTGGCAAACCGGTCAAAAGGTTGTTCGCGCGCGAGGGTGACGCAAAAGCTTTTGCCGGTCAATACCAAGACGCGGCCGGAATGCTGCGCCAACTGGCGGGCCTACCGCAAGCCGTGGTTGCCGACACACTGGCCGCGGTTCAAATCGCCGAGGCCGGGCAATTCAAGTTGATGGACGCGGCTATGGCCTACGACCAATACCGCCCGCGCACGGATGTGCTAACGGCCGATGCGATCCGCGAATTTTTGGTATATTGGGAAGGGCTGGAGCTGGCAAAAAGCAGCAGCAAAACCGTTAAAAATATAGTCAAAGGATTTGGCGCATTATACGGGGATATGCCGCTTGGCGAGATCACCCACAAAACCATTGAAGAATTTGCGAAAGTGCGCGGCCGCGCGCCGATAACCCAAAAAGGATACCGCACGCGATTGAGCCGCTTTTTCAATTGGAGCGTGAAACAAGGATGGATTGCAAAAAACCCCGCCGCCGATGCCGAGCTTTCACCTATCGGCCAAAAGGAAATTTGCTGGCACAACGCGGAACAGGCCGGAGAACTTTTGGCAACCGCCAAGAAGCATCACCCCGCGATGGTTCCTTTTCTGGCCATTGGATACTTTTGCGGGTTGCGGATCAGTGAGATGGTGGGCAGCGCTGACAGCATCGGCGTGGGCTGGCCCAATATCCACCTAGACCGGCCCACGCCGGAACTGGAAGTGCCAACCGGAGCCGGCCGCACGCGAATGCGCCGCATGGTTCCCGTCCCGCCCAATTGCGTGAAATGGCTAAAGCGTGGCGGCGATCTCTACCCGTTCACAAACTACCGCAAAAAAATGGAGAAGCTACGCAATGATGCGAAGCTTGGCGCGCTTGGGCAATGGGAATGGGGCAGTCATATCAAGCGCCACACGTTTGCCTCCATGCACGTTGCCCAGCACGGCCGGCCGGATTGGACAAAATACCTGATGGGCCACGAAGAAAAAAGCGACGTTTTCAGGCGCCATTACGATGGGCGCGTATCGCCGGCGGAGGCCAGAGCGTTTTGGGAAATTGCACCCTAG